In Streptomyces puniciscabiei, a single genomic region encodes these proteins:
- a CDS encoding winged helix-turn-helix transcriptional regulator, giving the protein MTTPRPGRPVRGSATGRPLMAALDLFGRRWSLRVLWELHEGPTGFRALQQRCDDMSSSVLRQRLRELAEAGLVTQRDGTEYSLTPLGTEAYTALRPLVRWSSRWAEALAEDTERDPGAGD; this is encoded by the coding sequence ATGACGACACCCAGGCCCGGCCGGCCGGTCCGGGGCTCGGCCACCGGCCGCCCCCTGATGGCGGCGCTCGACCTGTTCGGGCGGCGCTGGAGCCTGCGCGTCCTGTGGGAACTCCATGAGGGACCCACCGGTTTCCGTGCCCTGCAGCAGCGGTGCGACGACATGTCCTCCAGCGTGCTGCGCCAGCGGCTCCGCGAACTGGCCGAGGCGGGGCTCGTGACCCAGCGGGACGGCACCGAGTACAGCCTCACACCGCTCGGCACGGAGGCGTACACCGCCCTACGGCCGCTCGTCCGCTGGTCGAGCCGTTGGGCGGAGGCCCTCGCCGAGGACACCGAGCGGGATCCGGGCGCCGGCGACTGA
- a CDS encoding carboxymuconolactone decarboxylase family protein produces MPRIEPLSPPYPAPIDRALRRWMPPGVAEEPITLFRVLHRNPELASRMFALGAGLLGHGLLPALDREIVIARVTARAGCAYEWGVHAAAFAGRAGLGPEQLRATTEPDPMAGAAWPPHHRALLDAVDELHDTAHLSAAAWEALRAHYDDAQLLEFLVLAGWYRTISQVANSLLLEAETWATGFPAGARPHA; encoded by the coding sequence GTGCCACGCATCGAACCGCTCAGCCCTCCGTACCCCGCCCCGATCGACCGGGCGCTGCGCCGCTGGATGCCGCCCGGCGTCGCAGAGGAACCGATCACCCTGTTCCGAGTGCTGCACCGCAACCCCGAACTCGCCTCGCGGATGTTCGCCCTGGGCGCCGGACTGCTGGGCCATGGCCTGCTGCCCGCCCTCGACCGGGAGATCGTCATCGCCCGGGTCACCGCGCGGGCCGGCTGCGCCTACGAGTGGGGCGTACACGCCGCCGCCTTCGCCGGCCGGGCCGGACTCGGCCCCGAGCAGCTCCGGGCGACCACCGAGCCGGACCCCATGGCCGGTGCCGCGTGGCCGCCGCACCACCGGGCCCTGCTCGACGCCGTCGACGAGCTGCATGACACGGCCCACCTCTCGGCCGCCGCCTGGGAGGCCCTGCGCGCCCACTACGACGACGCCCAGCTGCTGGAGTTCCTCGTCCTGGCGGGCTGGTACCGGACCATCAGCCAGGTCGCCAACTCCCTGCTGCTGGAGGCGGAGACCTGGGCCACCGGGTTCCCGGCCGGAGCGCGCCCGCATGCCTGA
- a CDS encoding arsenate reductase family protein, whose translation MEIWINPACSKCRSAVSLLDAEGAEYTVRRYLEDVPSEDEIRAVLERLNLEPWDITRTGEAVAKELGLKDWPRDDGSRDRWIAALSEHPKLIQRPIITADDGTALVARSEDAVREALDHSKS comes from the coding sequence ATGGAAATCTGGATCAATCCCGCCTGCTCCAAGTGCCGCAGCGCCGTCAGCCTGCTCGACGCCGAGGGGGCCGAGTACACCGTCCGCCGCTACCTGGAGGACGTGCCGAGCGAGGACGAGATCAGGGCCGTGCTGGAGCGGCTGAACCTGGAGCCGTGGGACATCACCCGGACCGGCGAGGCCGTCGCCAAGGAGCTGGGGCTGAAGGACTGGCCGCGGGACGACGGCTCCCGGGACCGGTGGATCGCCGCGCTCTCCGAGCACCCCAAGCTCATCCAGCGCCCGATCATCACCGCCGACGACGGAACGGCCCTTGTGGCCCGCTCGGAGGACGCGGTACGCGAGGCCCTGGACCACAGCAAGAGCTGA
- a CDS encoding PhzF family phenazine biosynthesis protein, which produces MPDDTTADDTTAHDTTAHDDTSGDSPLTATIVHACVRDGMGGSPTAVLPDTGLDGVARRAVPGLAGTSHAVFVGTGDAGAEGPEVTLRFFTATGELPACGHGTVAALAYLAERAGGREHRTALRTRERAFTGRTVRANGRLRAEFALGPVDLRAPGPGEAEPVLDALGPAAWAPSALVRVASVGRPRLLVPVATRARLAALAPDFGRLRAACDRSGLLGCCVYTEPTDEGRLAARMFAPSIGVPEDIANANSTGCLAAHLAGRGLTGVTADLGDALGSPSTVTAAAGPPSRNPAVRRVRVGGAAIVAGTVRLPLRRGPGVTGR; this is translated from the coding sequence ATGCCTGACGACACCACGGCCGACGACACCACGGCCCACGACACCACGGCCCACGACGACACGTCCGGCGACAGCCCGCTCACCGCGACGATCGTGCACGCGTGCGTGCGGGACGGCATGGGCGGCAGTCCCACCGCGGTGCTGCCGGACACCGGCCTGGACGGAGTCGCCCGGCGGGCCGTTCCCGGCCTGGCGGGCACGTCCCACGCGGTCTTCGTCGGCACGGGGGACGCCGGTGCCGAAGGCCCCGAGGTGACCCTGCGCTTCTTCACCGCCACCGGGGAACTGCCGGCCTGCGGCCACGGCACGGTCGCCGCGCTGGCGTACCTGGCCGAGCGCGCCGGCGGCCGGGAGCACCGGACCGCCCTGCGCACCCGGGAACGTGCCTTCACCGGCCGGACCGTACGCGCGAACGGCCGGCTCCGGGCGGAGTTCGCCCTGGGCCCCGTCGACCTGCGCGCACCGGGACCGGGGGAGGCGGAGCCCGTCCTCGACGCCCTGGGTCCCGCCGCGTGGGCGCCGTCCGCCCTCGTCCGGGTGGCCTCGGTGGGCCGGCCACGGCTGCTCGTCCCGGTGGCCACGCGGGCCCGCCTCGCCGCACTGGCACCGGACTTCGGCCGACTGCGCGCAGCCTGCGACCGCAGCGGCCTGCTGGGCTGCTGTGTGTACACGGAGCCGACGGACGAGGGGCGTCTCGCGGCCCGGATGTTCGCGCCGTCGATCGGCGTACCGGAGGACATCGCGAACGCCAACAGCACCGGCTGCCTCGCCGCCCATCTCGCCGGCCGGGGCCTGACCGGCGTCACCGCCGACCTGGGGGACGCCCTCGGCTCCCCGTCCACCGTCACCGCCGCGGCGGGGCCGCCCTCCCGGAACCCGGCCGTACGGCGGGTGCGCGTGGGCGGCGCCGCGATCGTGGCGGGCACGGTCCGGCTCCCGCTGCGCCGAGGGCCCGGCGTCACCGGGCGGTAG
- a CDS encoding alpha/beta fold hydrolase gives MSELTAFSHDFGGERLHGLTVGPPGRATAVLLHGAGNGSKQRLLPLLTEFAGTGCHALAFDFSGHGESTGSLAELSLRRRFEQAVAVLDAHAPADDPLVLVGFSMSAQTVADLVRHYGPRVAAIGLCSPAVYASEAWAVRFENRQGLFSEIVRTPDSWRTSTALEALRGYEGRAVLAVPGTDAVIPPAVTEAVQDALSARAQYTRLELPEAEHRLGLWFRDQAEDRREFVTALVSGLDGERGWAATRAWVAKQLPAGRTVVDARPLEGGWSSQMRGLVLDDGAELVLRSFVKPFFRRHAPGLLTREAAILGLLATEEGIPAPALVAVDATAEHCDHPSLLMTRLPGRVLVDDEGERGGPALDRRLDLLAAQLVRIHAVAPPERPRTYQAWASPESVRTPAGDLWDRAVDAIRRDPPPYPGRFLHRDYHPGNVLFAGTGEDVRISGVVDWVETSWGPADLDVAHCSTALALLHGPEQGLSFRERYERRGGHGLAGGRDHLYWRLLDALGYAPDAEKLAVPWRALGRTDLTPGVLGARLEAYVRGLLERYG, from the coding sequence ATGAGCGAACTCACCGCATTCAGCCACGACTTCGGCGGCGAACGCCTGCACGGCCTGACCGTCGGCCCACCGGGCCGGGCCACGGCCGTCCTGCTGCACGGCGCGGGCAACGGCAGCAAGCAGCGCCTCCTGCCCCTGCTGACGGAGTTCGCCGGGACCGGCTGCCACGCCCTGGCGTTCGACTTCTCGGGCCACGGCGAGAGCACGGGATCCCTCGCGGAGCTGAGCCTGCGCCGGCGGTTCGAGCAGGCGGTGGCGGTGCTCGACGCCCACGCCCCGGCGGACGATCCGCTGGTCCTGGTCGGCTTCAGCATGAGCGCCCAGACGGTCGCCGATCTCGTACGGCACTACGGCCCGAGGGTGGCGGCCATCGGCCTGTGCTCCCCGGCCGTCTACGCCTCCGAGGCCTGGGCGGTGCGGTTCGAGAACCGCCAGGGCCTGTTCAGCGAGATCGTCCGCACCCCGGACAGTTGGCGGACCTCGACCGCCCTGGAGGCGTTGCGCGGCTACGAGGGCCGCGCGGTGCTGGCGGTCCCGGGCACCGACGCGGTCATCCCGCCGGCCGTGACCGAGGCCGTCCAGGACGCGCTGTCCGCCCGCGCCCAGTACACCCGCCTCGAACTCCCCGAGGCGGAGCACCGGTTGGGGCTCTGGTTCCGGGATCAAGCCGAGGACCGGCGGGAGTTCGTGACGGCTCTGGTGAGCGGCCTGGACGGGGAGCGGGGCTGGGCGGCGACCCGGGCGTGGGTGGCCAAGCAGCTGCCCGCCGGCCGTACGGTCGTGGACGCCCGGCCACTCGAGGGCGGATGGTCGTCCCAGATGCGGGGGCTCGTCCTCGACGACGGGGCCGAGCTGGTGCTGCGCAGCTTTGTGAAGCCCTTCTTCCGCCGGCATGCGCCCGGGCTGTTGACACGGGAGGCGGCGATCCTCGGGCTGCTCGCCACCGAGGAGGGCATTCCGGCCCCGGCTCTGGTCGCGGTGGACGCGACGGCCGAGCACTGCGACCACCCGTCCCTGCTGATGACCAGGCTGCCCGGCCGGGTGCTGGTGGACGACGAGGGCGAGCGGGGCGGTCCGGCTCTGGACCGGCGGCTCGATCTGCTGGCGGCCCAACTGGTCAGGATCCACGCGGTGGCTCCGCCGGAGCGGCCCCGCACCTACCAGGCGTGGGCCTCACCGGAGAGCGTGCGCACTCCGGCCGGGGACCTGTGGGACCGGGCCGTCGACGCGATCCGCCGGGACCCGCCGCCGTACCCGGGCCGCTTCCTGCACCGGGACTACCACCCGGGCAACGTCCTCTTCGCGGGCACGGGCGAGGACGTGCGGATCAGCGGGGTCGTGGACTGGGTGGAGACCTCCTGGGGGCCGGCCGACCTGGACGTGGCCCACTGCTCCACCGCACTGGCCCTGCTGCACGGTCCCGAGCAGGGCCTGTCCTTCCGGGAGCGGTACGAGCGGCGGGGCGGCCACGGCCTGGCGGGCGGCCGGGACCATCTGTACTGGCGGCTGCTGGACGCCCTCGGGTACGCGCCCGACGCGGAGAAACTGGCCGTGCCGTGGCGCGCCCTGGGCCGTACGGACCTGACCCCCGGGGTGCTGGGCGCGCGCCTGGAGGCCTATGTGCGGGGGCTGCTGGAGCGCTACGGCTGA